The Streptomyces sp. NBC_01244 genome contains a region encoding:
- a CDS encoding DUF3027 domain-containing protein, translating into MSAATTRSRTPDRLCVEAVALARAAAEEAAYPGVVGEHTAAISEGDRVVTHFFECKDPGYRGWRWAVTVTRASRAKNVTLDETVLLPGDDALLAPEWVPWSERLRPGDMGPGDLLPTDAEDLRLEAGWSGEDAPPPNSVVSTEMAELVEAEDADVTDRAVVPVRGSITSVAEELGMRRARVLSRYGLHSAADRWDESFGAKTPMAQAAPASCVSCGFLVAIGGSLGQAFGICANEFGPADGRLVSLSYGCGGHSEAAVMPKPPRPAPPVLDSMASDEFHLRPSSDSGSVLTTDPLAPDLGHS; encoded by the coding sequence GTGAGTGCTGCGACGACGCGAAGCCGTACCCCCGACCGCCTGTGCGTCGAGGCGGTAGCCCTCGCCCGGGCGGCGGCCGAAGAGGCCGCCTACCCCGGAGTGGTGGGCGAGCACACCGCTGCCATCTCGGAGGGCGACAGGGTCGTCACGCACTTCTTCGAGTGCAAGGACCCCGGGTACCGCGGCTGGCGCTGGGCCGTGACGGTGACCCGTGCGTCCCGCGCGAAGAACGTCACCCTCGACGAAACGGTGCTGCTGCCGGGCGACGACGCCCTGCTGGCCCCCGAGTGGGTGCCGTGGAGCGAGCGGCTGAGGCCGGGCGACATGGGTCCGGGGGACCTGCTCCCCACGGACGCGGAGGACCTGCGGCTGGAGGCCGGCTGGTCGGGCGAGGACGCCCCGCCGCCGAACTCGGTGGTGTCCACCGAGATGGCCGAACTGGTCGAGGCGGAGGACGCCGACGTCACCGACCGCGCGGTGGTGCCCGTACGCGGCTCCATCACCTCGGTGGCCGAAGAACTGGGCATGCGCCGTGCGCGCGTCCTCTCCCGCTACGGGCTGCACAGCGCGGCCGACCGCTGGGACGAGTCCTTCGGCGCGAAGACCCCGATGGCGCAGGCGGCTCCCGCCTCCTGCGTCTCCTGTGGCTTCCTCGTCGCCATCGGCGGCTCGCTGGGCCAGGCCTTCGGCATCTGCGCGAACGAGTTCGGACCGGCGGACGGCCGGCTGGTCTCCCTGTCCTACGGCTGCGGCGGCCACTCGGAGGCCGCGGTCATGCCGAAGCCGCCGCGACCCGCGCCGCCCGTCCTGGACTCGATGGCCTCGGACGAGTTCCACCTCCGCCCGTCCTCCGACTCCGGCTCGGTCCTCACCACGGACCCCCTGGCCCCGGACCTCGGCCACTCCTGA
- a CDS encoding MFS transporter: MGHYGHVAPVRSSDDGSGPARRAGRAVGRALHLPFTGTARGIRRATHAHGAGESGLGKLIELHAINGAGDVMITVALASTVFFSVPTDEARGRVALYLAITMAPFTLLAPVIGPLLDRLPHGRRAAMAGAMLTRALLAVMMSGAVATGGLELYPAALGVLVASKAYGVVRSAVVPRLLPPGFSLVKANSRVTLAGLLATGAAAPVGAALHTIGPPWPLYGACAIFIWGTFAAFTLPHKVDEAKGERRARLSTHEAHSKRPGLRTVSRPVLCGLLANASMRGLSGFLIFFLAFLLREHPLAGQSAAVSLGIVGISAGVGNACGTAVGAWLRARAPEAIIAAVLSLTLAVAVLAAVFFSGVFMAVLGATAGFCQALAKLSLDAMIQRDVPEAVRTSAFARSETLLQVAWVLGGSIGIALPLNGVLGMSVAAVVVALGTTMALRGFLTSPRHQHPTSSRPRVA; the protein is encoded by the coding sequence GTGGGGCACTATGGCCACGTGGCACCCGTACGGTCGTCCGATGACGGCTCGGGACCGGCCAGGCGGGCCGGCCGGGCCGTCGGGCGTGCCCTGCACCTGCCGTTCACCGGTACGGCGCGCGGGATCCGGCGGGCCACGCACGCGCACGGGGCGGGTGAATCTGGCCTCGGCAAACTGATCGAGCTGCACGCGATCAACGGCGCCGGTGATGTGATGATCACAGTCGCGCTCGCCTCCACCGTCTTCTTCTCTGTCCCGACGGACGAGGCACGCGGCCGAGTGGCCCTGTACCTCGCCATCACGATGGCCCCCTTCACCCTGCTGGCCCCGGTGATCGGCCCCCTGCTGGACCGGCTGCCGCACGGACGGCGGGCCGCGATGGCCGGCGCGATGCTCACCCGGGCCCTGCTGGCCGTGATGATGTCGGGCGCGGTGGCCACGGGCGGCCTGGAGCTGTACCCGGCCGCCCTCGGGGTGCTCGTCGCCTCCAAGGCCTACGGGGTGGTGCGCAGCGCCGTGGTCCCCCGGCTCCTCCCACCGGGGTTCTCCCTGGTCAAGGCGAACTCCCGGGTCACCCTGGCCGGCCTGCTGGCCACCGGCGCCGCCGCGCCCGTGGGCGCCGCCCTGCACACGATCGGCCCGCCGTGGCCGCTCTACGGGGCGTGCGCGATCTTCATCTGGGGCACCTTCGCGGCGTTCACGCTGCCGCACAAGGTCGACGAGGCCAAGGGCGAACGCCGGGCCCGGCTCTCCACCCACGAGGCGCACTCGAAGCGGCCCGGACTGCGGACGGTCAGCCGGCCGGTGCTGTGCGGGCTGCTGGCGAACGCGTCGATGCGCGGCCTGTCCGGGTTCCTGATCTTCTTCCTGGCGTTCCTGCTGCGCGAGCATCCGCTCGCCGGGCAGAGCGCGGCGGTGTCGCTGGGCATCGTCGGCATCTCGGCGGGCGTCGGCAACGCCTGCGGGACCGCCGTCGGAGCCTGGCTCCGGGCCCGGGCGCCCGAGGCGATCATCGCCGCCGTCCTGTCCCTGACCCTCGCGGTGGCCGTCCTCGCGGCGGTCTTCTTCAGCGGGGTGTTCATGGCCGTCCTGGGCGCGACGGCCGGCTTCTGCCAGGCCCTCGCGAAGCTCTCGCTGGACGCGATGATCCAGCGCGACGTGCCCGAGGCCGTCCGCACGTCGGCCTTCGCCCGTTCGGAGACCCTGCTCCAGGTGGCCTGGGTCCTGGGCGGCTCGATCGGCATCGCCCTCCCCCTGAACGGCGTCCTGGGCATGTCCGTCGCCGCGGTGGTGGTCGCCCTCGGCACGACGATGGCCCTGCGCGGCTTCCTCACGTCCCCGCGGCACCAGCACCCCACCTCGTCGCGGCCGCGGGTGGCTTAG
- a CDS encoding futalosine hydrolase, with translation MRALIVTAVTAEADSVVRGLSGPDHSPGPEPRTLPGGYLIHRRGAFDVLVAGVGPAAAAAGTATALALAAAPDGYGLVVSAGIGGGFAPAAPIGSLVVADAIVAADLGADTPQGFLTVSELGFGRSVHLPPAELAALAAEATGALIAPVLTVSTVTGTAARTTALAARHPLAGAEAMEGFGVAEAAAAHGLPVLEVRAVSNAVGPRDRDAWRIGEALSALADGFRALGPVLASWGGPP, from the coding sequence ATGCGCGCGCTCATCGTGACCGCGGTGACGGCGGAGGCCGACTCCGTCGTCCGAGGCCTGTCCGGTCCGGACCACTCCCCGGGTCCCGAGCCGCGCACCCTCCCCGGCGGTTACCTCATCCACCGCCGGGGAGCCTTCGACGTGCTGGTCGCCGGAGTCGGCCCGGCCGCCGCGGCGGCCGGTACCGCGACCGCCCTGGCGCTCGCGGCCGCCCCCGACGGCTACGGCCTCGTCGTCTCCGCCGGCATCGGCGGCGGGTTCGCGCCCGCCGCCCCGATCGGCTCCCTCGTGGTCGCCGACGCGATCGTCGCCGCCGACCTGGGCGCCGACACCCCGCAGGGATTCCTCACCGTCTCGGAACTGGGCTTCGGCCGCAGCGTGCACCTGCCTCCCGCAGAGCTCGCCGCGCTCGCCGCCGAGGCGACCGGGGCGCTGATCGCGCCCGTCCTGACCGTCTCCACCGTCACCGGCACCGCCGCCCGTACGACCGCCCTCGCCGCCCGGCACCCGCTCGCCGGGGCCGAGGCCATGGAGGGCTTCGGGGTCGCCGAGGCCGCCGCCGCCCACGGGCTGCCCGTACTGGAAGTCCGTGCCGTCTCCAACGCCGTGGGCCCCCGGGACCGCGACGCCTGGCGGATCGGCGAGGCGCTGAGCGCGCTGGCCGACGGCTTCCGGGCACTGGGCCCCGTACTCGCTTCCTGGGGAGGACCTCCATGA
- a CDS encoding ABC transporter permease, producing the protein MKTSAPPETHTGQAAPTRTRLSWVDFAVAAAFLVLGYAILQVGKGTTVNFDPADVPDVDTDPAKLPYYAARSVLRMFIALIASVVFTFGYAYAAARSRRLERVLIPALDILQSVPVLGFLSVLVTFFVALFPGSLLGLECAVIFAIFTSQAWNMTFGFYATLTSLPRELDEVSRSFGFTRWMRFWRVEVPAGVIDLVWNGMMSFAGGWFMLVASEAVSVSGQEYAVPGLGSYAGTAIGEGDLGKVGWVILAMTVTIVTVNFFFWRPLTAWAEKYKNEQSESTDVQRSYVLDFLRRSHWPRLLGRATAPVRDATGRAARVLGRDDMALSVDPARRRTGDIVFTVVAGAVILWGLYDLVRYLQRETGLGVFGEPLLLGLITFVRVIVLVAAATVVWVPVGVWIGSSPRLTKIAQPVVQVLASFPANLLFPVAVWFFLKTGLNINIGCILLMALGAQWYILFNAIAGAMAIPSDLKEAMDDLGVRGLQRWKRLIVPAVFPSYVTGGITASGGAWNASIVGEVVTFAGTTLSATGLGAYIFHATEAGDFPKLIAGIAVMSLYVVGLNRLFWRPLYRLAERRYSI; encoded by the coding sequence ATGAAGACCTCCGCGCCCCCCGAGACCCACACCGGTCAGGCGGCCCCCACGCGCACCCGCCTGTCCTGGGTGGACTTCGCCGTGGCCGCCGCCTTCCTCGTGCTCGGGTACGCGATCCTCCAGGTCGGCAAGGGCACCACCGTCAACTTCGACCCCGCCGACGTCCCCGACGTGGACACGGACCCCGCGAAGCTCCCGTACTACGCCGCCCGCAGCGTCCTGCGCATGTTCATCGCGCTGATCGCCTCCGTGGTCTTCACCTTCGGCTACGCCTACGCCGCCGCCCGCAGCCGCCGCCTGGAACGGGTGCTGATCCCGGCCCTGGACATCCTCCAGTCCGTCCCCGTCCTCGGCTTCCTCTCCGTCCTCGTCACCTTCTTCGTCGCGCTCTTCCCCGGCTCGCTCCTCGGCCTCGAATGCGCCGTCATCTTCGCCATCTTCACCTCGCAGGCTTGGAACATGACCTTCGGGTTCTACGCCACCCTGACCTCGCTGCCCCGCGAACTCGACGAGGTCTCCCGCTCGTTCGGCTTCACCCGCTGGATGCGCTTCTGGCGCGTGGAGGTCCCCGCCGGGGTCATCGACCTGGTGTGGAACGGCATGATGAGCTTCGCCGGCGGCTGGTTCATGCTCGTGGCCTCCGAGGCGGTCTCCGTCTCCGGGCAGGAGTACGCCGTCCCCGGCCTCGGCTCGTACGCGGGCACCGCGATCGGCGAGGGGGACCTCGGGAAGGTCGGCTGGGTCATCCTCGCGATGACCGTCACCATCGTCACCGTCAACTTCTTCTTCTGGCGGCCCCTCACCGCCTGGGCGGAGAAGTACAAGAACGAGCAGTCGGAGTCCACCGACGTCCAGCGCAGCTACGTACTGGACTTCCTGCGCCGCTCCCACTGGCCCCGCCTGCTCGGCCGCGCCACCGCCCCCGTCCGCGACGCCACCGGCCGGGCCGCCCGCGTACTGGGCCGCGACGACATGGCACTGTCCGTGGATCCGGCCCGCCGCCGGACCGGCGACATCGTCTTCACCGTCGTCGCCGGAGCCGTCATCCTGTGGGGCCTGTACGACCTCGTGCGCTACCTCCAGCGCGAGACCGGCCTCGGGGTCTTCGGGGAACCGCTGCTGCTCGGGCTGATCACCTTCGTCCGGGTGATCGTGCTCGTCGCCGCAGCCACCGTCGTATGGGTGCCCGTGGGCGTGTGGATCGGCTCCTCGCCCCGGCTCACGAAGATCGCCCAGCCCGTCGTGCAGGTCCTGGCGAGCTTCCCCGCGAACCTGCTCTTCCCGGTGGCCGTCTGGTTCTTCCTCAAGACCGGGCTGAACATCAACATCGGCTGCATCCTGCTGATGGCCCTGGGCGCACAGTGGTACATCCTCTTCAACGCCATCGCCGGAGCCATGGCCATCCCGTCCGACCTCAAAGAGGCCATGGACGACCTCGGCGTCCGCGGGCTCCAGCGTTGGAAGCGCCTGATCGTCCCGGCCGTGTTCCCCTCGTACGTCACCGGAGGCATCACCGCCTCGGGCGGCGCCTGGAACGCCTCCATCGTCGGAGAGGTCGTCACCTTCGCCGGTACGACCCTGTCCGCGACCGGGCTGGGCGCCTACATCTTCCACGCCACCGAGGCCGGGGACTTCCCCAAGCTGATCGCCGGGATCGCCGTCATGAGCCTGTACGTCGTCGGCCTCAACCGGCTGTTCTGGCGGCCCCTGTACCGGCTCGCGGAGCGCCGCTACTCCATCTGA
- a CDS encoding acyltransferase family protein has product MSRSAPVLPGRRGTLGELYSPRANSFGVLRLVLASSVVVSHLWPIGWGPLDPMWKYTGAQTDVGKMAVIGFFVLSGFMITGSGARSTSGRYAWHRALRILPGLWGSLLVSALVVLPLLYFHLHGSTDGYWNHPEGPVSYLRGMWNTSVSTHWDISGVLSEGKARGTNFDPGVNGALWSLKYEIFCYVMVGVLAASGALRRARRLVPLSAAALGLLILRDWVTAPSPRGVPGDMTAAVQVPLLGSMSVHFLVHLCFVFLIGATFQLYRDRVPVHDGLALVCAAVLGGTLVYGGVFVFGYPAFAYLLLWLAIRLPRPFQGIGRKRDYSYGIYIYGFTVEQALALLGYAQYGKPVFLLLAMAGTVLLAALSWHLVESPAMKLKDWTPWFVRRLRQRGTPAAAPRPRSAAVDEPEPAPAATTG; this is encoded by the coding sequence ATGTCTCGCAGCGCACCCGTCCTGCCCGGCCGGCGCGGAACCCTCGGTGAGCTGTACTCGCCGCGGGCCAACAGCTTCGGCGTACTGCGCCTGGTCCTCGCCTCGTCGGTCGTGGTCTCACACCTGTGGCCGATCGGATGGGGCCCCCTGGACCCGATGTGGAAGTACACCGGGGCGCAGACCGACGTCGGCAAGATGGCCGTCATCGGCTTCTTCGTCCTGTCGGGGTTCATGATCACGGGCAGTGGCGCCCGCAGCACCTCCGGCCGCTACGCCTGGCACCGCGCCCTGCGCATCCTGCCCGGCCTGTGGGGCTCGCTCCTCGTCTCCGCGCTGGTCGTCCTCCCCCTGCTGTACTTCCACCTGCACGGCTCGACGGACGGGTACTGGAACCACCCCGAGGGCCCGGTCAGTTACCTCCGGGGCATGTGGAACACCTCGGTCAGCACCCACTGGGACATCTCCGGCGTGCTGAGCGAGGGAAAGGCCCGCGGGACCAACTTCGACCCCGGCGTCAACGGCGCCCTGTGGTCCCTCAAGTACGAGATCTTCTGCTACGTGATGGTCGGCGTGCTGGCCGCCTCCGGCGCGCTCCGGCGGGCCCGCAGGCTCGTCCCGCTGTCGGCGGCCGCACTGGGCCTGCTGATCCTGCGGGACTGGGTCACCGCCCCCTCACCGCGCGGCGTCCCCGGTGACATGACGGCCGCCGTGCAGGTGCCGCTCCTGGGCTCCATGTCGGTGCACTTCCTCGTCCACCTGTGCTTCGTGTTCCTGATCGGCGCCACGTTCCAGCTGTACCGCGACCGGGTGCCGGTCCACGACGGCCTGGCGCTGGTCTGCGCCGCGGTGCTCGGCGGCACGCTGGTCTACGGCGGGGTCTTCGTCTTCGGCTACCCCGCGTTCGCGTACCTGCTGCTGTGGCTCGCGATCCGGCTGCCGCGGCCGTTCCAGGGGATCGGGCGCAAGCGGGACTACTCGTACGGGATCTACATCTACGGCTTCACGGTGGAACAGGCGCTGGCCCTGCTGGGCTACGCGCAGTACGGCAAGCCCGTCTTCCTGCTGCTGGCCATGGCCGGCACGGTGCTGCTGGCGGCGCTGTCCTGGCACCTGGTCGAGTCGCCCGCCATGAAGCTGAAGGACTGGACGCCGTGGTTCGTCCGCAGGCTCCGGCAGCGCGGGACCCCCGCGGCGGCGCCACGGCCGCGGTCTGCCGCCGTGGACGAACCGGAGCCGGCCCCGGCGGCCACCACCGGCTGA
- a CDS encoding NAD-dependent epimerase/dehydratase family protein: MSLTSQTLPRVAVLGATGFIGRALCATLDERGHGLLAVARKQPTVTPPGAFVAFDLTLDPPAELAAILAAHRIDAIVNAAGGNWGLTEEQMVPANLGMVERLLETLEGMAKPPRLVHIGSVHEYGLFPIDTSITEDSPAHPSTFYGELKLRATELITEAVRDRGLDALVLRLGNVVGAGQPAHSLLGVMAAKLAEGRAAGGAELSLMPLTARREFLHLLDAVEAVTAALAPARTCPPVLNLGLGRATSAREVVELLIEESHVPTRIVEVPAPDGTGPETEWHRFDMSATERALDWKPSRSLRDAVAELWAAVCPVGV, encoded by the coding sequence ATGTCCCTCACCAGCCAGACCCTGCCCCGTGTGGCCGTCCTCGGAGCCACCGGCTTCATCGGCCGGGCCCTGTGCGCCACGCTCGACGAGCGCGGCCACGGCCTGCTCGCCGTCGCCCGCAAGCAGCCGACCGTCACGCCGCCGGGCGCGTTCGTCGCCTTCGACCTCACCCTCGACCCGCCGGCCGAGCTCGCCGCGATCCTCGCGGCACACCGGATCGACGCCATCGTCAACGCGGCAGGCGGCAACTGGGGCCTGACCGAGGAACAGATGGTCCCGGCCAACCTCGGCATGGTCGAACGCCTGCTGGAAACCCTCGAGGGCATGGCGAAGCCGCCGCGGCTGGTGCACATCGGATCCGTGCACGAGTACGGCCTCTTCCCGATCGACACGAGCATCACCGAGGACTCCCCCGCACACCCCTCGACGTTCTACGGGGAGCTCAAGCTCCGGGCCACCGAGCTGATCACCGAGGCCGTCCGCGACCGAGGCCTGGACGCCCTCGTGCTGCGCCTGGGCAACGTCGTGGGAGCGGGCCAGCCCGCGCACAGCCTCCTCGGCGTGATGGCGGCCAAGCTGGCCGAGGGCCGGGCCGCCGGCGGTGCGGAGCTGTCTCTGATGCCCCTCACCGCCCGGCGCGAGTTCCTCCACCTCCTCGACGCGGTGGAGGCGGTGACCGCCGCCCTCGCCCCGGCGCGCACCTGCCCGCCGGTCCTCAACCTCGGACTCGGCCGGGCCACGTCCGCCCGCGAGGTGGTCGAGCTCCTGATCGAGGAGAGCCACGTACCGACGCGGATCGTGGAGGTGCCCGCCCCGGACGGAACCGGCCCGGAGACCGAGTGGCACCGGTTCGACATGTCCGCCACCGAGCGGGCGCTGGACTGGAAGCCGAGCCGGAGCCTGCGCGACGCCGTCGCCGAGCTGTGGGCCGCGGTCTGCCCGGTCGGCGTCTGA
- a CDS encoding DUF2771 domain-containing protein — protein sequence MTAPLFSGRARRSVAALGAVSAGLLLLSACDKPTPLATVTVGTSSVSTEAACSDSKELTGEKVQECFADVKHAKNIDYGRGDTLRLGVEPDVVEDGKKWQAVLDGQPITEPSSNTYRSFPGADLFATGGQGDAPASKKLNIVQVSEDGKPLAVWAFTVKLK from the coding sequence ATGACCGCACCGCTTTTCTCGGGTAGGGCCCGCCGCAGCGTCGCGGCCCTCGGAGCCGTTTCCGCCGGCCTCCTCCTCCTCTCCGCCTGTGACAAGCCGACGCCGCTGGCGACCGTGACGGTCGGCACCTCGTCGGTGTCCACCGAAGCCGCCTGCAGCGACAGCAAGGAACTCACGGGCGAGAAGGTCCAGGAGTGCTTCGCCGACGTGAAGCACGCCAAGAACATCGACTACGGCCGCGGCGACACGCTGCGCCTGGGTGTCGAGCCGGACGTCGTCGAGGACGGCAAGAAGTGGCAGGCGGTCCTCGACGGGCAGCCGATCACCGAGCCCTCCTCCAACACCTACCGCAGCTTCCCGGGCGCCGACCTGTTCGCCACCGGCGGCCAGGGCGATGCCCCGGCCTCCAAGAAGCTGAACATCGTCCAGGTCTCCGAGGACGGCAAGCCCCTCGCCGTCTGGGCCTTCACCGTCAAGCTCAAGTAG
- a CDS encoding glycosyltransferase family 2 protein: MTTLDIMLPYYGDVALMQAAVRSVLAQTDPDWRLTVVDDGTEPSVPGWFAELDDPRVSYRRNERNLGVTGNYRKCLGLVREAHFVLMGTDDIMLPAYVATIRAALAKHPGIGMIQPGVEVIDGAGKPTEGLVDQSKRRLYKPAFKGEVLMGGEALATSLLRGNWLFFPSICWRTEAVRTAGFRDGLEVTQDLALVIDVLQAGEQMLLSDALCFQYRRHAVSISSRQAFTGVRFEEANRFFMDVADRLDGTGWTKAAKASRLHLSSRIHALTMLPGALKNKQAEGARTLLRHVAGADHR; the protein is encoded by the coding sequence ATGACCACTCTCGACATCATGCTTCCCTACTACGGCGACGTGGCCCTGATGCAGGCCGCGGTACGGAGCGTGCTGGCGCAGACCGACCCCGACTGGCGGCTCACGGTGGTGGACGACGGCACGGAGCCGTCCGTTCCCGGCTGGTTCGCGGAGCTCGACGACCCGCGCGTCTCCTACCGGCGCAACGAGCGGAACCTCGGTGTCACCGGCAATTACCGCAAGTGCCTGGGGCTGGTCCGCGAGGCGCACTTCGTGCTGATGGGCACCGACGACATCATGCTGCCCGCGTACGTGGCCACCATCCGGGCCGCGCTCGCGAAGCACCCCGGCATCGGCATGATCCAGCCCGGTGTCGAGGTCATCGACGGGGCGGGCAAGCCCACCGAGGGACTCGTCGACCAGTCCAAGCGCCGCCTCTACAAGCCCGCGTTCAAGGGCGAGGTGCTGATGGGCGGCGAGGCGCTCGCCACGAGTCTGCTGCGCGGGAACTGGCTGTTCTTCCCCTCCATCTGCTGGCGCACCGAGGCCGTCCGCACGGCGGGTTTCCGGGACGGCCTGGAGGTCACCCAGGACCTCGCCCTGGTCATCGACGTGCTCCAGGCGGGCGAGCAGATGCTCCTGTCGGACGCCCTGTGCTTCCAGTACCGCCGGCACGCCGTCAGCATCTCCTCCCGGCAGGCCTTCACGGGCGTCCGCTTCGAAGAGGCGAACCGCTTCTTCATGGACGTCGCCGACCGGCTGGACGGCACGGGCTGGACGAAGGCCGCCAAGGCCTCCCGGCTTCACCTGTCCTCCCGGATCCACGCCCTGACGATGCTCCCCGGCGCGCTGAAGAACAAGCAGGCCGAGGGCGCCCGCACCCTGCTGCGGCACGTCGCCGGCGCCGACCACCGCTGA
- the rfbB gene encoding dTDP-glucose 4,6-dehydratase yields MRILVTGGAGFIGSQFVRSLLSADPAATITVFDKLTYSGVEENLAPVAGHPGYAFVRGDICDADAVDQVMAGHDAVVHFAAESHVDRSIAGAGPFVMTNVVGTQVLLDAARKHGVGRFVHVSTDEVYGSISEGSWTEEWPLAPNSPYSASKAGSDLLALAYHRTHGMDVVVTRCSNNYGPYQFPEKVVPLFTTNLIDGKKVPLYGTGGNIRDWLHVADHCRGIELALHKGRAGHVYNIGGGVELTNKELTGLLLDAAGADWDMVEPVEDRKGHDLRYSLDITKISEELGYAPQVGFEEGLASTIDWYRENRAWWEPLKAKAARQS; encoded by the coding sequence ATGCGCATTCTCGTGACCGGTGGCGCCGGTTTCATAGGCTCGCAGTTCGTACGCTCCCTCCTCTCGGCAGACCCTGCCGCCACGATCACGGTCTTCGACAAGCTGACCTATTCGGGCGTCGAGGAGAACCTCGCGCCCGTGGCGGGCCACCCCGGTTACGCCTTCGTCCGCGGTGACATCTGTGACGCCGACGCCGTCGACCAGGTCATGGCCGGCCACGACGCGGTGGTGCACTTCGCCGCGGAGTCCCACGTGGACCGTTCCATCGCGGGAGCGGGCCCCTTCGTGATGACCAACGTCGTGGGCACGCAGGTGCTGCTGGACGCCGCCCGCAAACACGGCGTCGGCCGCTTCGTCCACGTCTCCACCGACGAGGTGTACGGCTCGATCAGCGAGGGCTCCTGGACCGAGGAGTGGCCGCTCGCGCCGAACTCCCCCTACTCCGCGTCCAAGGCGGGCTCCGACCTGCTGGCGCTGGCCTACCACCGCACCCACGGCATGGACGTCGTGGTGACGCGCTGCTCCAACAACTACGGGCCGTACCAGTTCCCCGAGAAGGTCGTCCCGCTCTTCACCACGAACCTGATCGACGGCAAGAAGGTCCCGCTCTACGGCACCGGCGGCAACATCCGTGACTGGCTGCACGTCGCGGACCACTGCCGCGGCATCGAGCTGGCGCTGCACAAGGGCCGCGCCGGGCACGTCTACAACATCGGCGGCGGCGTCGAGCTCACCAACAAGGAGCTCACCGGCCTGCTGCTGGACGCCGCCGGCGCCGACTGGGACATGGTCGAGCCGGTGGAGGACCGCAAGGGCCACGACCTGCGCTACTCCCTCGACATCACCAAGATCAGCGAGGAGCTCGGCTACGCGCCGCAGGTCGGCTTCGAAGAGGGCCTGGCCTCGACGATCGACTGGTACCGCGAGAACCGCGCCTGGTGGGAGCCGCTCAAGGCGAAGGCCGCCCGGCAGTCGTGA
- a CDS encoding lipopolysaccharide biosynthesis protein, giving the protein MSAADAAVSAADAAVGVPDAAASAPDAAVSVKRSPLGRIASTLPPGTLLVISGTVVLGAASYIHLMAAGHSLDTDGMAALSVLWTILMSVGIGLFFPVEQELTRIVAAHRVAGTGVSGVLRQIAGLTLGMLVLLAAGLAWATPLLADTFFNGHTEMVGALGLAFAAMGIGNICRGVLAGLGRFGPFGRQLGIDGVLRIGLAVGFALAGVRSPLAFALILTVAPLAAALATSVPVFRGLGRGPFDRWPGLLGGLGPLVVSTLLSQVVVNAAVVSTKLLAPEDGALVAGLLNAIVLARVPLFVFGSLQASLLSGLSTAAAAGDRAGFSRLLGRTSLVVTALGLAGGVPATLFGPWLIEVLFKAEAGLGHAVFFWISAGTLFYMLAMVLGQALLVLHEHRLQLLGWAVATLVLTGATLLPGEVSTRVSLAYALASLAAVVGMAAALWLTFPRRSPAAPGGPRPVG; this is encoded by the coding sequence GTGAGCGCTGCGGACGCGGCGGTGAGCGCTGCGGACGCGGCCGTGGGTGTTCCGGACGCGGCCGCGAGCGCTCCGGACGCGGCCGTGTCCGTGAAGCGGTCGCCGCTGGGGAGGATCGCGAGCACCCTGCCCCCCGGCACCCTGCTGGTGATCAGCGGCACGGTCGTGCTCGGCGCGGCCTCGTACATCCACCTGATGGCGGCGGGCCACAGCCTCGACACCGACGGCATGGCCGCCCTCTCGGTGCTCTGGACGATCCTCATGTCCGTGGGCATCGGCCTCTTCTTCCCCGTGGAGCAGGAGCTCACCCGGATCGTCGCCGCGCACCGCGTCGCCGGTACGGGCGTCTCCGGCGTCCTGCGCCAGATCGCCGGGCTCACCCTCGGCATGCTCGTCCTGCTGGCGGCCGGGCTGGCCTGGGCGACCCCGCTCCTCGCCGACACGTTCTTCAACGGGCACACCGAGATGGTCGGCGCGCTCGGCCTGGCCTTCGCCGCGATGGGCATCGGCAACATCTGCCGGGGGGTCCTGGCCGGCCTCGGCCGGTTCGGCCCGTTCGGCCGGCAGCTGGGCATCGACGGCGTCCTGCGCATCGGCCTCGCCGTGGGCTTCGCCCTCGCCGGGGTCCGCTCCCCGCTGGCCTTCGCCCTGATCCTCACCGTCGCGCCGCTCGCCGCCGCCCTGGCCACCTCGGTACCCGTCTTCCGGGGGCTCGGCCGGGGGCCGTTCGACCGGTGGCCGGGGCTGCTCGGCGGCCTCGGCCCGCTCGTCGTCTCCACCCTGCTGTCCCAGGTCGTCGTCAACGCCGCCGTGGTCAGCACCAAGCTCCTCGCGCCCGAGGACGGCGCGCTCGTCGCGGGTCTGCTGAACGCGATCGTGCTGGCCCGGGTACCGCTCTTCGTCTTCGGCTCGCTCCAGGCCTCGCTGCTCTCCGGGCTGTCCACCGCGGCGGCCGCCGGCGACCGCGCCGGCTTCTCCCGGCTCCTCGGGCGGACCTCCCTGGTCGTCACCGCGCTCGGCCTGGCCGGGGGCGTCCCGGCCACCCTGTTCGGCCCGTGGCTCATCGAGGTGCTCTTCAAGGCCGAGGCGGGGCTCGGCCACGCCGTGTTCTTCTGGATCTCCGCCGGCACCCTCTTCTACATGCTCGCCATGGTGCTCGGCCAGGCCCTCCTGGTCCTGCACGAGCACCGCCTGCAACTGCTCGGCTGGGCCGTGGCCACCCTGGTCCTGACCGGCGCGACCCTGCTCCCCGGCGAGGTCTCCACCCGCGTGTCCCTCGCCTACGCGCTGGCCTCGCTGGCCGCCGTCGTCGGCATGGCCGCGGCCTTGTGGCTGACCTTCCCGCGCCGGTCCCCGGCCGCCCCGGGAGGACCTCGCCCGGTTGGGTGA